Proteins co-encoded in one Medicago truncatula cultivar Jemalong A17 chromosome 8, MtrunA17r5.0-ANR, whole genome shotgun sequence genomic window:
- the LOC11406760 gene encoding non-specific lipid transfer protein GPI-anchored 6, translating into MGCKSTTNLSLFSTLIFLVLMFGLVTSDINQDKAECTNKLLTLAGCLPFVTNQAKSPTIDCCTGVKEVVDKSKRCLCILIKDHDDPNLGLTINVTLALKLPNDCNSPTNITQCIDILHLKPKSHEAKVFEDFQKSLEKNTSTTVPPASGTTRNGTSTSTIAQDKNGGGWGKRWLLVEVLCGILPFVLVSYLFVV; encoded by the exons ATGGGTTGCAAAAGTACAACAAATCTATCACTCTTCTCTACCTTGATTTTCCTAGTCCTTATGTTTGGTCTTGTAACCTCAGATATTAACCAAGACAAAGCAGAATGCACCAACAAACTCCTTACTTTGGCTGGTTGTCTTCCCTTTGTGACTAATCAAGCCAAATCTCCAACCATAGATTGTTGCACTGGTGTCAAAGAGGTTGTTGATAAGAGTAAGAGATGTTTATGTATCCTTATCAAAGATCATGATGACCCTAACCTTGGTTTAACTATAAATGTTACCCTTGCCCTTAAGTTACCAAATGATTGTAACTCACCTACCAATATAACTCAATGTATTG ATATTTTGCATTTGAAACCTAAATCACATGAGGCTAAGGTATTTGAGGACTTCCAAAAATCCTTGGAGAAAAATACATCCACCACAGTTCCTCCAG CTAGTGGTACCACTAGAAATGGAACAAGCACAAGCACAATTGCTCAAGACAAGAACGGTGGCGGTTGGGGAAAGAGGTGGCTCTTGGTAGAGGTGCTTTGTGGCATTTTACCATTTGTTTTAGTTTCCTACCTCTTCGTGGTTTGA